Proteins from a genomic interval of Stenotrophomonas sp. 24(2023):
- a CDS encoding phosphoribosylanthranilate isomerase, producing the protein MSRSYYRTRIKFCGMTRAGDVRLAGELGVDAVGFIFARESKRRVAPAEARAMRQAIAPMVDVVALFRNNSKEEVREVLRTVRPTLLQFHGEEDETFCRSFNMPYLKAIAMGGREDINARTLQLRYPSAAGFLFDSHAPGGGGGTGVAFDWTRIPSGLHRPFLLAGGLTPENVYDATLATLPWGVDVSSGIELEPGIKDGNKMRTFVEEVRRADCAVLD; encoded by the coding sequence ATGAGCCGTTCCTACTACCGCACGCGCATCAAGTTCTGTGGCATGACCCGCGCCGGTGACGTGCGCCTGGCCGGCGAACTGGGCGTGGACGCAGTGGGTTTCATCTTTGCCCGCGAGAGCAAGCGCCGCGTGGCCCCGGCCGAGGCGCGCGCGATGCGCCAGGCCATCGCGCCGATGGTCGACGTGGTGGCGCTGTTCCGCAACAACAGCAAGGAAGAAGTGCGCGAGGTGCTGCGTACCGTGCGCCCGACCCTGCTGCAGTTCCATGGCGAGGAGGACGAAACCTTCTGCCGCAGCTTCAACATGCCCTACCTGAAGGCCATTGCGATGGGCGGGCGCGAGGACATCAACGCCCGTACCCTGCAGCTGCGCTACCCGAGCGCGGCCGGCTTCCTGTTCGACAGCCACGCCCCGGGCGGCGGTGGCGGCACCGGCGTGGCCTTCGACTGGACGCGCATTCCCAGCGGCCTGCACCGGCCGTTCCTGCTGGCCGGCGGGCTGACCCCGGAAAACGTCTACGACGCAACCCTGGCGACCCTGCCGTGGGGCGTGGACGTGTCCAGCGGCATCGAACTGGAGCCGGGCATCAAGGACGGCAACAAGATGCGTACCTTCGTCGAGGAAGTGCGCCGGGCCGACTGCGCTGTGCTGGATTGA
- the truA gene encoding tRNA pseudouridine(38-40) synthase TruA produces MRYALGVEYDGSDFKGWQNLGEAGPSVQASLEQALSSVADSPVHVVCAGRTDAGVHGACQVVHFDSEADRDPRGWVLGTTARLPRSIAVRWCVPVADDFHARFSARARRYVYRLVNRQVRPALYRQSLSWERRPLDEARMHQAGQALLGENDFNAFRSIQCQALHARRELQSLQVSRQGEVVEVAVQANAFLHHMVRNIVGSLIMVGSGERPVDWMAELLAGRDRTLAGPTAPPQGLVFLGPLYPDNWHLPAEVTL; encoded by the coding sequence ATGCGTTACGCGCTCGGCGTCGAATATGACGGCAGCGATTTCAAGGGCTGGCAGAACCTGGGCGAGGCTGGCCCCAGCGTGCAGGCCAGCCTGGAACAGGCCCTGTCATCGGTGGCCGACAGCCCGGTCCATGTCGTCTGCGCCGGGCGGACCGACGCGGGCGTGCACGGTGCCTGCCAGGTCGTGCACTTCGACAGCGAGGCCGACCGCGACCCGCGTGGCTGGGTGCTGGGCACCACCGCGCGCCTGCCGCGCTCGATCGCGGTGCGCTGGTGCGTGCCGGTGGCCGACGATTTCCATGCCCGTTTTTCCGCGCGGGCGCGCCGCTATGTGTACCGCCTGGTCAACCGCCAGGTGCGCCCGGCGCTGTACCGGCAGAGCCTGAGCTGGGAGCGGCGGCCGCTGGACGAGGCCCGCATGCACCAGGCCGGGCAGGCGCTGCTGGGCGAGAACGATTTCAATGCCTTCCGCTCGATCCAGTGCCAGGCCCTGCATGCGCGGCGCGAACTGCAGTCGCTGCAGGTCAGCCGCCAGGGCGAGGTGGTCGAGGTGGCCGTGCAGGCCAATGCATTCCTTCATCACATGGTCCGCAATATCGTGGGCTCGTTGATCATGGTCGGCAGCGGGGAGCGGCCTGTGGACTGGATGGCCGAACTGCTGGCCGGACGCGACCGCACCCTTGCCGGCCCGACCGCGCCGCCCCAGGGGTTGGTGTTCCTGGGCCCGCTGTACCCCGACAACTGGCACCTGCCTGCCGAGGTCACGCTATGA
- a CDS encoding VOC family protein produces MHRERRIDYVEFASRDPAASRAFFEAVFGWSFVDYGTDYTAFDDGRLQGGFFRGEPRLAGEGAPLLVLYADLLAPVEAAVRAAGGEIARPVFSFPGGSRFQFIEPGGNELAVWSERDPA; encoded by the coding sequence ATGCACAGGGAACGACGCATCGACTACGTGGAATTCGCCTCGCGCGATCCGGCCGCCAGCCGCGCTTTCTTCGAAGCGGTCTTTGGCTGGTCGTTTGTCGATTACGGCACGGATTACACCGCCTTCGACGATGGCCGCCTGCAGGGCGGATTCTTCCGCGGCGAGCCACGCCTGGCTGGCGAGGGCGCGCCGCTGCTGGTGCTGTATGCCGACCTGCTGGCCCCGGTGGAGGCCGCCGTGCGGGCCGCCGGTGGTGAAATCGCCCGGCCGGTGTTCTCCTTCCCCGGTGGCAGCCGCTTCCAGTTCATCGAGCCGGGCGGCAATGAACTGGCCGTCTGGTCCGAACGCGACCCGGCCTGA
- a CDS encoding FimV/HubP family polar landmark protein, with protein sequence MNKRAKGASRPLTYLSTALLALASSSAMALGLGDIRVLSRPGQPLLAEIPVISADPSELENLRVGLASPAAFARVGLAAPSGVVGELQFELARNAQGRAVVRVTSQAPVQTPSLSFLVEADWGQGRLVREYSALVDAPASALAVAEPEIVAPAGTPSSTIQREPAVVPAAAPAPAPATAPAARAARSAAPAVAASADGSVTVKRGQTLSQIASAVAREHQVSRDRAMIALLRANPEAFIRGNVNLLRQGAVLRMPGSDALAAVEASEAATLVREHIAQWRQARALPQPVGAPAPAAAPAPATAAAQGARLEIAPALAADAARAGTTTGTAAGSEGDMLGNEQLRQAKEDIATRDAEIDELKQRVADLEKLQKQQQSLIAMKDNDLAAAQQRLAPAPGAREGGTPWYWLGLPVLLLVALGAWLVRRRRPSPLPPLPREDGDATGLAAAVPAGAGLDVLAEQAPWPPVGEARQEPSMPAWADHDVPADTTVEAEIVHDWTPDAGLEPVAVTPAASTLPAWDDADRDDVLPAAVTEAPRWDDPPAAADSAEVVPDVPAYALHAEQQPGYRGVFDLPDDAGAAADTHGPSALPPLVEAPAGAIEAAAPLGRAGQERLELAIAYLDLGDAETARTLLLEVAEGGDLHSQAQARELLARLS encoded by the coding sequence ATGAATAAACGGGCCAAGGGCGCATCGCGCCCGCTCACCTATCTTTCCACGGCACTGCTGGCCCTGGCCAGCAGCTCGGCCATGGCACTGGGGCTGGGCGACATCCGTGTGCTGTCGCGTCCCGGGCAGCCGTTGCTGGCCGAGATCCCGGTCATCTCGGCCGATCCTTCCGAGCTGGAGAACCTGCGTGTCGGCCTGGCCTCACCGGCCGCGTTCGCCCGGGTCGGCCTGGCCGCGCCCAGCGGCGTGGTCGGCGAACTGCAGTTCGAACTGGCACGCAACGCGCAGGGCAGGGCGGTGGTACGGGTGACCTCGCAGGCACCGGTACAGACGCCATCGCTGAGCTTCCTGGTCGAGGCCGACTGGGGGCAGGGCCGGCTGGTGCGCGAGTATTCGGCACTGGTCGATGCGCCGGCCAGCGCGCTGGCGGTGGCCGAACCGGAGATCGTTGCTCCCGCCGGCACGCCGTCCAGCACCATCCAGCGCGAGCCGGCCGTTGTGCCGGCAGCAGCCCCCGCACCTGCACCGGCCACGGCGCCCGCAGCACGTGCAGCACGCAGCGCGGCACCGGCCGTCGCGGCCAGCGCCGATGGCAGCGTGACCGTGAAGCGGGGGCAGACGCTTTCGCAGATCGCCAGCGCTGTTGCGCGCGAGCACCAGGTAAGCCGTGACCGGGCGATGATCGCCCTGCTGCGCGCCAACCCCGAAGCGTTCATCCGTGGCAACGTCAACCTGCTCAGGCAGGGGGCGGTGCTGCGGATGCCGGGCAGTGACGCGCTGGCTGCCGTGGAGGCCAGCGAGGCCGCCACGCTGGTACGTGAACACATCGCACAGTGGCGCCAGGCACGCGCCCTGCCGCAGCCGGTGGGGGCGCCGGCCCCGGCGGCCGCACCCGCACCGGCCACGGCCGCCGCGCAGGGCGCGCGGCTGGAAATCGCTCCGGCGCTGGCGGCCGATGCCGCCCGTGCGGGCACAACCACCGGCACCGCCGCCGGCAGCGAGGGTGACATGCTGGGCAATGAACAACTGCGTCAGGCCAAAGAGGACATCGCTACCCGCGATGCCGAAATCGACGAGCTCAAGCAGCGCGTGGCCGACCTGGAAAAGCTGCAGAAGCAGCAGCAGTCGCTGATCGCGATGAAGGACAACGACCTGGCGGCCGCCCAGCAGCGCCTGGCGCCGGCGCCGGGGGCACGCGAGGGCGGCACCCCCTGGTACTGGCTGGGGCTGCCGGTGCTGCTGCTGGTGGCGCTGGGGGCATGGCTCGTCCGCCGCCGCCGGCCCTCGCCATTGCCGCCGCTGCCACGTGAAGACGGCGATGCCACCGGGCTTGCCGCCGCCGTGCCGGCCGGTGCCGGCCTGGATGTGCTGGCCGAACAGGCGCCCTGGCCGCCGGTGGGCGAGGCGCGCCAGGAGCCGTCGATGCCGGCCTGGGCCGACCATGACGTCCCCGCCGATACCACGGTGGAGGCTGAGATCGTCCATGACTGGACGCCGGATGCCGGGCTGGAGCCGGTGGCTGTAACGCCGGCGGCGTCCACGCTCCCGGCATGGGATGACGCGGACCGGGACGACGTGCTGCCTGCGGCCGTCACCGAGGCGCCGCGCTGGGATGACCCGCCGGCCGCAGCCGATAGCGCTGAAGTGGTGCCGGATGTGCCCGCCTATGCCCTGCACGCTGAGCAGCAGCCCGGTTACCGCGGTGTGTTCGACCTGCCTGACGACGCCGGTGCTGCTGCCGATACCCACGGGCCATCCGCGCTCCCGCCCCTTGTCGAGGCACCGGCCGGGGCGATCGAGGCCGCTGCCCCGCTGGGGCGGGCAGGCCAGGAGCGGCTGGAACTGGCCATCGCCTACCTGGACCTGGGCGATGCGGAGACCGCACGCACCCTGCTGCTGGAAGTCGCCGAGGGCGGCGATCTGCACAGCCAGGCCCAGGCGCGCGAACTGCTCGCGCGCCTTTCCTGA
- a CDS encoding aspartate-semialdehyde dehydrogenase, with protein sequence MSNAQRSFHVAVVGATGAVGETMLSILAERNFPVGTLSLLASERSAGGEVEFNGEKVKVQDLATFDPAGVDIALFSAGGSVSKDYAPKFAAAGAVVIDNSSAFRYDDDVPLVVSEVNPDQVANRPRGIIANPNCSTMQMLVALAPLHRRYGIERINVATYQSVSGGGRSALEELGKQTGQLLSFQDIDPQRFPVQIAFNLIPHIDDFQDNGFTKEEMKLVWETRKILADDSILVNPTAVRVPVFYGHSEAVAIETREKVTVEAARELLAQSPGVEVVDRREAGGYPTPVTHASGTDAVYVGRIREDLSHPRGLNLWIVSDNIRKGAALNAVQVAELVAAEKR encoded by the coding sequence ATGAGCAATGCACAACGTTCCTTCCATGTCGCCGTCGTTGGTGCCACCGGCGCGGTCGGCGAGACCATGCTGTCGATCCTGGCCGAGCGCAACTTCCCGGTCGGTACCCTGAGCCTGCTGGCCTCGGAACGCTCGGCCGGCGGTGAAGTCGAATTCAACGGCGAGAAGGTCAAGGTCCAGGACCTGGCCACCTTCGATCCGGCCGGCGTGGACATCGCGCTGTTCTCCGCCGGTGGCAGCGTGTCCAAGGACTACGCGCCGAAGTTCGCCGCTGCCGGTGCGGTGGTGATCGACAACTCCTCGGCCTTCCGTTACGACGACGATGTGCCGCTGGTGGTGTCCGAGGTCAACCCGGACCAGGTGGCCAACCGCCCGCGCGGCATCATCGCCAACCCGAACTGCTCGACCATGCAGATGCTGGTCGCGCTGGCACCGCTGCACCGCCGCTACGGCATCGAACGCATCAACGTGGCCACCTACCAGTCGGTGTCCGGCGGTGGCCGTTCGGCGCTGGAAGAACTCGGCAAGCAGACCGGCCAGCTGCTCAGCTTCCAGGACATCGATCCGCAGCGCTTCCCGGTGCAGATCGCGTTCAACCTGATCCCGCACATCGATGACTTCCAGGACAACGGCTTCACCAAGGAAGAAATGAAGCTGGTGTGGGAGACCCGCAAGATCCTTGCCGACGACAGCATCCTGGTGAACCCCACCGCCGTGCGCGTGCCGGTGTTCTATGGCCACTCCGAGGCCGTGGCGATCGAAACCCGCGAGAAGGTTACCGTGGAGGCCGCGCGCGAACTGCTGGCGCAGTCGCCGGGCGTGGAAGTGGTGGACCGTCGCGAAGCCGGCGGCTACCCGACCCCGGTCACCCACGCCTCGGGCACCGACGCGGTGTACGTCGGCCGCATCCGTGAAGACCTGTCGCACCCGCGTGGCCTGAACCTGTGGATCGTCTCGGACAACATCCGCAAGGGCGCCGCGCTCAACGCCGTGCAGGTGGCCGAACTGGTCGCCGCCGAAAAGCGCTGA
- a CDS encoding D-glycerate dehydrogenase — protein sequence MADARPVVWVSQPLVEAAIAPLRDRVQLHTTDTVTAWTPDQLAERLAGVDGAIITLNERIGAAQLAGNARLQVIANVGVGYNNLDVEALSAAGVLASNTPDVLTETTADLGFALLMATARRITEAERWLREGHWGQWSFQTMLGADIHGSTLGILGMGRIGQGIARRGAHGFGMNVLYHNRSRLPAGTEAAVGASYVELDTLLARADHLVLVLPYSASSHHIIDAAALAKMKPTATLVNIARGGIVDELALADALAHGRLAAAGLDVYEGEPTVRPELLALRNVVLTPHIGSASLGTRTAMVHLAADNLLAALGLAGDVSAMPSAINADAALAARATVGKKGVKR from the coding sequence ATGGCTGATGCGCGGCCGGTGGTGTGGGTGAGCCAGCCGCTGGTCGAGGCGGCCATCGCGCCGTTGCGCGACCGCGTGCAGCTGCACACCACCGACACCGTCACCGCCTGGACGCCTGACCAGCTGGCCGAACGGCTGGCCGGCGTGGATGGGGCCATCATCACGCTCAACGAGCGCATCGGCGCCGCCCAGCTGGCCGGCAATGCGCGCCTGCAGGTGATCGCCAACGTCGGCGTGGGCTACAACAACCTGGATGTCGAGGCGCTCAGCGCGGCCGGTGTCCTGGCCAGCAACACGCCCGATGTACTCACCGAGACCACGGCCGACCTGGGGTTCGCCCTGCTGATGGCCACCGCGCGCCGCATCACCGAAGCCGAGCGCTGGCTGCGCGAGGGCCACTGGGGCCAGTGGTCGTTCCAGACCATGCTCGGTGCCGACATCCATGGCAGCACGCTGGGCATCCTCGGCATGGGCCGCATCGGCCAGGGCATCGCCCGCCGCGGTGCCCATGGTTTCGGCATGAACGTGCTGTACCACAACCGCTCGCGGCTGCCGGCCGGGACCGAAGCGGCCGTCGGCGCGTCCTACGTGGAGCTGGACACGCTGCTGGCCCGCGCCGATCACCTCGTGCTGGTGCTGCCGTACTCAGCGTCCTCGCACCACATCATCGATGCCGCCGCCCTGGCGAAGATGAAGCCCACGGCCACGCTGGTGAACATCGCCCGTGGCGGCATCGTCGACGAGTTGGCGCTGGCCGACGCCCTGGCCCACGGCCGCCTGGCCGCCGCCGGCCTGGATGTCTACGAAGGCGAGCCGACGGTGCGCCCGGAACTGCTGGCGCTGCGCAACGTGGTGCTGACCCCGCATATCGGCAGCGCCTCGCTGGGCACGCGTACGGCCATGGTGCATCTGGCCGCGGACAATCTGCTGGCCGCGCTCGGCCTGGCCGGCGACGTGTCGGCCATGCCGAGCGCGATCAACGCCGATGCTGCCCTGGCCGCACGTGCCACCGTGGGCAAAAAAGGCGTGAAACGATAG
- the aroC gene encoding chorismate synthase encodes MSSNAFGKLLTVTTFGESHGPAIGCVIDGCPPGLALDAAEFAHDLQRRATGKSRHTSARREADEVEILSGVYEGLTTGTPIALLIRNTDQRSKDYASIGQQFRPGHADYTYWHKYGIRDPRGGGRSSARETTMRVAAGVVAKKWLAERFGITVRGYLSQLGNLTPAGFDWSAVEDNPFFWPHAAQVPELEAYMDALRKSGDSVGARVNVVADNVPPGWGEPIYGKLDGDLAAALMSINAVKGVEIGDGFASAAQLGTEHRDLLTPQGFASNHAGGILGGISTGQPVTASIVLKPTSSLRLPGPSLDTAGNVVEVVTTGRHDPCVGIRATPIAEAMMALVLMDQALRHRAQCGDVGTITPRIPGQIDG; translated from the coding sequence GTGAGCTCCAATGCGTTCGGCAAGCTGTTGACCGTCACCACGTTCGGCGAATCGCACGGGCCGGCGATCGGCTGCGTGATCGATGGCTGCCCCCCGGGCCTGGCGCTGGATGCGGCCGAGTTCGCCCACGACCTGCAGCGCCGCGCCACCGGCAAGAGCCGGCATACCTCGGCGCGCCGCGAGGCCGACGAGGTCGAGATCCTGTCCGGTGTGTACGAGGGCCTGACCACCGGCACGCCGATCGCGCTGCTGATCCGCAACACCGACCAGCGCAGCAAGGATTACGCCAGCATCGGCCAGCAGTTCCGGCCCGGCCACGCTGACTACACCTACTGGCACAAGTACGGCATCCGCGATCCGCGTGGTGGCGGCCGTTCGTCCGCGCGCGAGACCACCATGCGCGTGGCCGCTGGCGTGGTGGCCAAGAAGTGGCTGGCCGAGCGCTTCGGCATCACCGTGCGCGGCTACCTGTCGCAGCTGGGCAACCTCACCCCGGCCGGTTTCGACTGGTCGGCGGTGGAAGACAACCCCTTCTTCTGGCCGCATGCCGCGCAGGTGCCGGAGCTGGAGGCGTACATGGATGCGCTGCGCAAGTCCGGTGATTCGGTCGGCGCACGCGTGAACGTAGTGGCCGACAACGTACCGCCGGGTTGGGGCGAGCCGATCTACGGCAAGCTCGACGGTGATCTTGCCGCGGCCCTGATGAGCATCAACGCGGTCAAGGGCGTGGAGATCGGCGACGGCTTCGCCAGCGCCGCCCAGCTCGGTACCGAGCATCGCGACCTGCTCACGCCGCAGGGTTTTGCCAGCAACCATGCCGGCGGCATTCTCGGCGGTATCTCCACCGGCCAGCCGGTGACCGCATCGATCGTGCTCAAGCCGACCTCCAGCCTGCGCCTGCCCGGCCCATCGCTGGACACCGCCGGCAACGTGGTCGAGGTGGTCACCACCGGCCGCCATGACCCCTGCGTCGGCATCCGCGCCACGCCCATCGCCGAGGCGATGATGGCGCTGGTGCTGATGGACCAGGCCCTGCGCCACCGCGCGCAGTGCGGCGATGTCGGCACCATCACCCCGCGCATTCCCGGCCAGATCGATGGCTGA
- the prmB gene encoding 50S ribosomal protein L3 N(5)-glutamine methyltransferase has protein sequence MTAETAAELHTIIDLIRYGTSRFNEAGLTFGHSYDNALDEATQLVLHSLHLPHDLGPAYGQARLLQAEKQRVLDLFQRRIDERIPAAYLTGEAWFAGLSFKSDERALVPRSPIAELIECGFEPWLAGRDVNRALDLCTGSGCIAIAMGHYYPNWEVDGVDLSDDALSLAEENKERLQAHNVTLLKSDLFNGLTGRHYDLIVTNPPYVTNDETDALPQEYSYEPEMGLRAGDDGLDLVLKILRDAPLHLSEDGLLICEVGESEQHLIKLLPEVDFAWIEFKVGQMGIFAVECRELIAHSARITELAAQRP, from the coding sequence ATGACCGCCGAAACGGCCGCCGAACTCCACACGATCATCGACCTGATCCGCTACGGCACCAGCCGTTTCAACGAAGCCGGGCTGACCTTCGGGCACAGCTACGACAACGCCCTGGATGAAGCCACCCAGCTGGTGCTGCACAGCCTGCACCTGCCGCATGACCTCGGCCCGGCCTACGGCCAGGCGCGCCTGCTGCAGGCCGAAAAGCAGCGCGTGCTGGACCTGTTCCAGCGTCGCATCGACGAACGCATTCCGGCCGCCTACCTGACCGGCGAAGCCTGGTTTGCCGGGCTCAGCTTCAAGAGCGACGAGCGCGCCCTGGTGCCCCGCTCGCCCATCGCCGAGCTGATCGAGTGCGGTTTCGAGCCGTGGCTGGCCGGCCGCGATGTCAACCGCGCGCTGGACCTGTGCACCGGTTCGGGCTGCATCGCCATTGCCATGGGCCACTACTACCCGAACTGGGAAGTGGATGGCGTGGACCTGAGCGACGACGCCCTGTCGCTGGCCGAAGAGAACAAGGAGCGCCTGCAGGCGCACAACGTCACCCTGCTCAAGTCGGACCTGTTCAACGGCCTGACCGGCCGCCACTACGACCTGATCGTCACCAACCCGCCGTACGTCACCAACGACGAGACCGATGCCCTGCCGCAGGAATATTCCTACGAGCCGGAAATGGGCCTGCGTGCGGGTGATGATGGCCTGGACCTGGTGCTGAAGATCCTGCGCGACGCGCCGCTGCACCTGAGCGAGGACGGCCTGCTGATCTGCGAAGTGGGCGAGTCCGAACAGCACCTGATCAAGCTGCTGCCGGAAGTCGATTTTGCCTGGATCGAATTCAAGGTCGGCCAGATGGGCATCTTCGCGGTCGAATGCCGCGAGCTGATCGCCCACAGCGCCCGCATCACCGAACTGGCGGCACAGCGCCCGTGA
- a CDS encoding SCO family protein — protein MFNRNVGIILLIALAAGLGLLAAQKVFAPAPPAGQPATEAITLYPQPRPLPDYNLAQSDGTRLIPGELKGHWTLVFLGFTFCPDVCPTTLAELAGAQKQWETVPEALRPRVLFISVDPGRDTATRLGEYVHGFHKDTLAATGDVPSLERFATALGFVFQKVPGKHFDENPEDYTVEHSASLAVLDPEGRLAGLVRPPFNAPAIARDLQKLTEKSAP, from the coding sequence ATGTTCAATCGCAACGTAGGCATCATTCTGCTCATCGCCCTGGCCGCCGGGCTGGGCCTGCTCGCCGCCCAGAAGGTCTTCGCGCCCGCGCCGCCGGCCGGCCAGCCGGCCACCGAGGCCATCACCCTGTACCCGCAGCCACGGCCCCTGCCCGACTACAACCTGGCCCAGTCCGACGGCACCCGGCTCATCCCCGGCGAGCTGAAAGGCCACTGGACGCTGGTCTTCCTGGGGTTCACCTTCTGCCCGGACGTGTGCCCGACCACCCTGGCCGAACTGGCCGGCGCGCAGAAGCAGTGGGAAACGGTGCCCGAGGCCCTGCGCCCGCGCGTGCTGTTCATTTCGGTGGACCCCGGTCGCGATACCGCCACCCGCCTGGGCGAATATGTGCATGGCTTCCACAAGGACACCCTGGCCGCCACCGGCGATGTGCCCTCGCTGGAGCGCTTCGCCACCGCGCTGGGCTTCGTGTTCCAGAAGGTGCCCGGCAAGCACTTCGATGAAAACCCCGAGGACTACACCGTCGAGCATTCGGCCAGCCTGGCCGTGCTCGACCCGGAAGGCCGCCTGGCCGGCCTGGTCCGTCCCCCGTTCAACGCGCCGGCCATTGCCCGCGACCTGCAGAAGCTGACCGAGAAATCCGCCCCATGA
- the asd gene encoding archaetidylserine decarboxylase (Phosphatidylserine decarboxylase is synthesized as a single chain precursor. Generation of the pyruvoyl active site from a Ser is coupled to cleavage of a Gly-Ser bond between the larger (beta) and smaller (alpha chains). It is an integral membrane protein.) has protein sequence MSLMTTLSYVLPHRLLSSMARSLAYSDNPRVSQWLIDTVTRKFNVDLGEAANPDPRSYPTFNQFFTRALKPGARVADADPRRLVMPADGRISQLGPIQAGRIFQAKGQSFTAAELLGSAEDAKPFNDGLFATVYLSPRDYHRVHMPWTGTLRETVHVPGRLFSVGPDAVNTVPGLFARNERLVCHFDTDFGPMVSVMVGALLVSGVETVWSGVEIPEYGDRITRKDYRGQGITLERFAEMARFNYGSTVIVLLPPGVAEFTTGLGAEHPVKLGQALATRRG, from the coding sequence ATGAGCCTGATGACCACCCTGAGCTACGTCCTGCCGCACCGCCTGCTGTCCTCGATGGCGCGCTCGCTGGCGTACTCGGACAACCCGCGCGTGTCGCAATGGCTCATCGACACCGTGACCCGGAAATTCAACGTCGATCTGGGCGAGGCCGCCAACCCGGACCCGCGCAGCTACCCGACCTTCAACCAGTTCTTCACCCGTGCACTGAAGCCCGGCGCACGCGTGGCCGACGCCGACCCGCGCCGCCTGGTGATGCCGGCCGATGGCCGCATCAGCCAGCTGGGCCCGATCCAGGCCGGGCGCATCTTCCAGGCCAAGGGCCAGTCGTTCACCGCCGCCGAACTGCTGGGCAGCGCCGAGGATGCCAAGCCCTTCAATGACGGCCTGTTCGCCACCGTGTACCTGTCCCCGCGCGACTACCACCGCGTGCACATGCCGTGGACCGGCACCCTGCGCGAAACGGTGCACGTGCCCGGCCGCCTGTTCAGCGTGGGCCCGGATGCGGTGAACACCGTGCCGGGCCTGTTCGCACGCAACGAGCGCCTGGTCTGCCACTTCGACACCGACTTCGGCCCGATGGTGAGCGTGATGGTCGGCGCGCTGCTGGTGTCCGGCGTGGAAACGGTATGGAGCGGCGTGGAGATCCCGGAATACGGTGATCGCATCACCCGCAAGGACTACCGCGGCCAGGGCATCACCCTGGAGCGTTTCGCCGAGATGGCACGCTTCAACTACGGTTCGACGGTTATCGTGCTGCTGCCGCCGGGCGTGGCCGAATTCACCACCGGCCTGGGCGCCGAGCACCCGGTCAAGCTGGGCCAGGCGCTGGCCACGCGGCGCGGCTGA
- a CDS encoding ribonuclease E inhibitor RraB, with the protein MDLAATRDLFANLRENTDWDLQAPLLWGYYFVHATADRLQALAQTLAAQGYTVVELFEQVPDEGEAPFHVLHVERVEVHDEASLDLRNQELAALAAQLGVEDYDGMDVGPAPGAPTLQ; encoded by the coding sequence ATGGATCTTGCCGCCACCCGCGACCTGTTCGCCAACCTCCGCGAAAACACCGACTGGGACCTGCAGGCGCCGCTGCTGTGGGGTTACTACTTCGTCCATGCCACCGCCGACCGCCTGCAGGCGCTGGCCCAGACCCTCGCTGCACAGGGCTATACCGTGGTGGAACTGTTCGAGCAGGTGCCCGACGAGGGCGAGGCACCGTTCCACGTGCTGCACGTGGAACGGGTGGAGGTCCATGACGAGGCCTCGCTGGACCTGCGCAACCAGGAACTGGCGGCCCTGGCCGCACAGCTGGGCGTGGAGGACTATGACGGCATGGATGTCGGCCCGGCCCCGGGCGCACCTACGCTGCAGTGA